The Flavobacteriales bacterium genome includes the window TAAACAATGGAATTACGGCCGCATACGGTCCATCAGGTTTCTGATTGGGACCGAAAATATTGAAATAGCGTAAGCCCACCACTTCAATTCCGTAGTTGAGGGCGTAAACACCTGCGTAAACCTCGTTCACAAACTTGGAAGCGGCATACGGTGAAAGCGGGTCACCGATGTGTTCTTCCACTTTCGGTAGTTTCAGACTGTCTCCGTAAACGGAGGATGAACTTGCATAAACGAATCGCTTGACCTTGGCATCCTTCGCTGCCGTGAGCATGTTCAGGAAACCTGTCACGTTGGCTTCATTGGTCAGCAATGGTGTTTCCAACGAACGTGGTACGGAACCCAAAGCCGCCTGATGCGTGATGTAATCGACACCTTTGCATGCCTTCTTGCATGTTTCAGCATCGGAAATATCTCCATTGATGAACTCGAAATTCGGTTCGTTGAGAAAACTTTCAATGTTCTGGATCTTACCCTCACACAGATTATCCAGCACACGCACCTTTCCAGCACCATATTTCATAAGGTAAGCTGCGATGTTCGAGCCTACAAAACCAGCACCTCCCGTTACAAGAAAAGTTGAACTTGAAATATCGTCCGTATGAAAAAGGGTTTCGTACATCTTAGCGTTCCTGATACTGCTGTTTGAAGTAGTTCTGGTATGCTCCAGAAGTCACATGATTCAACCACTCCTGATTGGCCAGATACCAATCTACCGTTTTCGGCAAACCTTCCTCGAATGTCAGACTTGGTTGCCAACCCAGTTCTGTTTTCAGCTTGGTTGAGTCGATCGCATAACGGAGATCGTGACCTGCACGGTCTTTCACGAATGTGATGAGTTTCTCAGACGTCCCCTCTTCCCTACCCAACTTCTCATCCATAATCTTGCAAAGTAGTCGGATCAGGTCGATGTTGGTCCACTCGTTATTACCACCGATGTTGTAGGTCTCACCGTTAGGCCCTTTGTGGAAAACTGTATCAATGGCCGAGGCGTGATCTTCCACATACAACCAGTCGCGAACGTTCTCGCCTTTTCCATAAACAGGAATTTCCTGATTGTTCTGGATGCGATGGATGG containing:
- a CDS encoding NAD-dependent epimerase/dehydratase family protein, which translates into the protein MYETLFHTDDISSSTFLVTGGAGFVGSNIAAYLMKYGAGKVRVLDNLCEGKIQNIESFLNEPNFEFINGDISDAETCKKACKGVDYITHQAALGSVPRSLETPLLTNEANVTGFLNMLTAAKDAKVKRFVYASSSSVYGDSLKLPKVEEHIGDPLSPYAASKFVNEVYAGVYALNYGIEVVGLRYFNIFGPNQKPDGPYAAVIPLFMDALLKGESPFVNGDGEQSRDFTFVENAVQANIRAMFSQVPGAAGKVYNIAFGERTTINQLYFTLKELVGSDIDPTYREPRKGDVRDSLADISKAKAYLGYDPKVSIRDGLEITLNWFREHYGPKVTD